The nucleotide window CAACGCAATTCGATCTGGTTTTGTGCACGACAAGATTGAAGCTGCGAGAACAGATTTGCAGGCGAAAGTCGCGCGGAGAAAGAGGCCAATTACCGGTGTCAGCGAGTTTCCGGATCTCTCAGAGAAGGCTGTCGAGGTTCTTCAGGCCACATCTCAGGACATAGCAGACTTGGAGGCACCTCCACAGGAATTGCCGGAACCGGGAACCGGCGAGCGGCTGAATGCCGTGAAAGCTCTGGCGTTGCAGGGGCACTCTCTTCGCAAGCTTGGAATGCGTCTCGATCTTGTGCCACGCGACACTTCGCTCAGAGCATTGGAAACGGGACGGATCGCAGAACCTTTTGAGCGTCTACGCTCAGACGCTGAAGACTATGAAGCGCAGAACGCGGCTCCGCCTAGAGTGTTTTTGGCGAGCCTTGGAAGCCTCGCACAGTTTACGGCACGTGCGACCTGGACCGCGAATGCCTTTGCCGCTGGCGGAATAGAGACTGTTGGCCCGCAGGTTTTTGAAACGCGCGAACAACTGATTGCGTCTTTCAGGCAAAGCGGCGCACCGCTGGCATGTCTGGTATCATCGGATGCGGTCTATGAGGCAGAGGCAGAAGCCGTCGCTGTTGGGCTCAAGGAAGCTGGCGCGACACATCTTTATCTGGCTGGTAAACCCGGCGAGCGGGAAAAGAGCTACACTGAAGCTGGCATAGATACATACCTTTATGCTGGTTGCGATCTGCTTGCCTTGCTTGAAACAGCGCATGGGCGTCTCACCAAGGCCGCCGACACCGCGTTGACAGATCTGGAGGTCCGGGGATGAGCAGGATCCCGAATTATTCCGACAAACCGTTCCGCAACGTGTTGCCGAATGTTGAAAAGGCTGGCCAAACGGCTTGGAAAACGCCAGAAGACATCGACGTGCCACCGGTTTTCGAAGCAGTGGACACCGAGGGCCTCAAGCACATCGACACCTGGCCGGGTTTAGCGCCATATCTGCGCGGACCATATCCAACGATGTATGTCCAGCAGCCCTGGACTGTGCGCCAATACGCAGGCTTTTCAACGGCAGAAGATTCCAATGCTTTTTACAGGCGCAATCTTGCGGCGGGTCAAAAAGGGTTGTCGGTCGCGTTCGATCTCGCCACTCACAGGGGATATGACAGCGATCATCCCCGTGTTTCGGGCGATGTCGGCATGGCCGGTGTGGCCATCGATTCCATTTATGATATGCGTACGCTCTTCTCTGGAATTCCGTTGGACAAGATGAGCGTGTCCATGACCATGAATGGTGCAGTTCTGCCCGTTCTGGCGCTTTATATCGTGGCTGCCGAAGAGCAGGGTGTCGCGCAACAGGATCTTTCAGGCACCATTCAGAACGATATTCTGAAGGAGTTCATGGTCCGCAACACCTATATCTATCCTCCGCAGCATTCGATGCGGATCATCTCGGATATTTTCAGCTACACCTCGCAGAACATGCCGCGGTTCAACTCGATCTCCATCTCCGGCTATCATATGCAGGAAGCGGGTGCGACGGCGGATCTGGAACTTGCCTATACGATTGCCGATGGAATCGAATATGCCCGTGCCGGGGTGGCCGCAGGCATGGATATTGACCGTTTCGCGCCGAGGCTGTCGTTCTTCTGGGCGATAGGCATGAACTTCTTCATGGAAGTTGCCAAGCTGAGGGCTGCACGCCTTATCTGGGCGACACTAATGGAAGAAAACTTCCAGCCGAAAAACCCGAAGTCTTTGTCCCTGCGCACCCATTCGCAGACATCGGGTTGGTCGCTGACAGCTCAGGACGTGTTCAACAATGTGGTTCGCACATGCGTTGAAGCCATGGCGGCAACACAAGGACACACCCAGTCCCTGCACACCAACGCGTTGGATGAAGCCTTGGCCCTGCCGACTGACTTTTCGGCACGCATTGCCCGCAACACACAGCTATTCCTGCAACAGGAAAGCGGGACGACCAAGGTGATCGACCCGTGGGGCGGTTCCTTTTACGTTGAAAAGCTGACAGCCGATCTGGCCGAAAAAGCAATGGCTCATATCCGCGAAGTGGAAGAACTTGGCGGAATGGCAAAGGCGATTGAGAAGGGCATTCCGAAACTACGCATCGAGGAGGCCGCAGCCAAAACGCAGGCACGGATCGATAGCGGTACTCAGACGGTTGTCGGTGTCAATAAATTCAAACCTGAAAACGAACCCCCGATCGATGTCCTGAAGGTCGACAATGCCCAGGTCAGGGCCGCCCAGATCGACAAACTGAGGCGGCTGCGCGAGGAACGGAACGAGACTGAGACACAGGCTGCTCTTGAAGCCCTTACCAAGTGCGCAGAAACCGGCGATGGCAACCTGCTGGACCTTTCCGTCAAGGCCGCGCGTGCGATGGCAACAGTCGGCGAAATCTCCCTCGCCATGGAAAAGGTTTTTGACAGACACAAGGCCGAAATCAAGTCTATTGCCGGGGTCTACAAACGGGAGGCAGGCGAGATGTCCGGAACCATGGACAAGGTGCAAAAGCTGGTTGAAACCTTTGAGGACAATGACGGCCGTCGCCCGCGTATACTTGTCGCAAAGATGGGCCAGGACGGCCACGACCGTGGACAGAAAGTGATCGCTTCGGCCTTCGCCGACCTTGGTTTTGATGTCGATATCGGTCCGTTGTTCCAGACGCCCGAAGAGGCCGCCCGTCAGGCTGTTGAAAACGACGTTCATGTCGTCGGCGTTTCATCGCTCGCGGCAGGTCATCTGACGCTGGTTCCAGCTCTGAAATCCGCACTTGCACAAGAAGGGCGAGAAGACATCATCATCGTAGTTGGCGGCGTTGTCCCGCCGCAGGATTATGATGCCCTTTATGAAGCTGGCGCAGCTGCGATCTTCCCGCCGGGAACGGTTATCGCCGAAGCTGCGGTTGGCCTGATCGGTAAGCTGAATGAGCAGTTGGGATACGGATCGGCAGAAGCTGCCGAATAGCATCACGGATGTATGACGGTTTTGCTGCCCAGGCAGGACCGGGCAGCTGAAACTTGCATTTTTGAGGTGTTCTCAAAATGCGCTCAAGTTCCGCTTTCAGGGTCAGGCTCAAAGATCAGAATGTCGCCGGGCTGGCAGTCCAGCACTTCGCAGATTTTTTCAAGCGTTTCAAACCGCACACCCTTTACTTTGCCGGATTTGAGCAGCGAGACATTCTGTTCCGTAATTCCAATGCGCTCGGCCAACTCCTTTGAACGCATCTTGCGACGGGCGAGCATGACATCCAGTTCAATGATGATTGGCATGATGGGTTCCCGGTGCACCGTTGCTATATTATTTGTCTGTTTTCTTCTGCAAGCAGAGCGGCCTCGCGCATGATCCATCCGAAAAGGAGCAAGAGCGCTCCGAGAATCATGCAAAATATTTCCTCACCATCAACGGTGACGTCAACAATCCTTTCGCCTTCGGCGAAGTCCAGCGTGAGGATCAGCCAGGCGACAGGTTCACTGGCCACGTCAAAAAGCGCATACGAAATGAGCCAGATACCAAGCACTACGATGGCTTCTGATGTCTTTGAAGAAAAGAACTCCAGATTTTGAAACTGCAGACACAGGTTTCGTAAACTCCAGAGCGCGCCAAACAAAAGTGTGAGCGTGACCACAACCAGTGTTGTCAGAGCTAACCGCATTCCAATTGGCATCTCAGCAAGCAACCGTTCTGTTTCATCGATAGAAACGGTTGCGAGGCCTAACAGTGTTCCGAATGAGGGAACCAGCAGGGAGGCAACGCTAATAAGGGTGACAATCGCCAGGCCGAACACGCAGACCGAAACGCCCCATTTCAAGGACCCTGCGAGAAACCGAATGCGTTGTAGGCGTATAGGCTCGCCAGTTGATCCAGCTCTGGTCATCTGATTGATCTCCAGCCGCGCATCAGACGAACTGCCGGTTCTCGTCGGCAATCAGTGCCGCCTCGCGCAGGATCCAGCCGAACAGCAGCATGAGAGCACCCAAGATGAAACAGAAAATCTCAGCGCCATCGAGCGAGACCTCCAGGGAACGTTCACCAGGGGGAAGATCATAGGTCAGGATCACGGAACCAATCGGATCGCTGATCAGGTCAAAAACCGCAAAAATGATCAGCCAGACACCGATGGAAATGACGTTGGCAAGCGTTTT belongs to Roseibium porphyridii and includes:
- a CDS encoding DUF2975 domain-containing protein encodes the protein MPTRTGSSSDARLEINQMTRAGSTGEPIRLQRIRFLAGSLKWGVSVCVFGLAIVTLISVASLLVPSFGTLLGLATVSIDETERLLAEMPIGMRLALTTLVVVTLTLLFGALWSLRNLCLQFQNLEFFSSKTSEAIVVLGIWLISYALFDVASEPVAWLILTLDFAEGERIVDVTVDGEEIFCMILGALLLLFGWIMREAALLAEENRQII
- the scpA gene encoding methylmalonyl-CoA mutase, with amino-acid sequence MSRIPNYSDKPFRNVLPNVEKAGQTAWKTPEDIDVPPVFEAVDTEGLKHIDTWPGLAPYLRGPYPTMYVQQPWTVRQYAGFSTAEDSNAFYRRNLAAGQKGLSVAFDLATHRGYDSDHPRVSGDVGMAGVAIDSIYDMRTLFSGIPLDKMSVSMTMNGAVLPVLALYIVAAEEQGVAQQDLSGTIQNDILKEFMVRNTYIYPPQHSMRIISDIFSYTSQNMPRFNSISISGYHMQEAGATADLELAYTIADGIEYARAGVAAGMDIDRFAPRLSFFWAIGMNFFMEVAKLRAARLIWATLMEENFQPKNPKSLSLRTHSQTSGWSLTAQDVFNNVVRTCVEAMAATQGHTQSLHTNALDEALALPTDFSARIARNTQLFLQQESGTTKVIDPWGGSFYVEKLTADLAEKAMAHIREVEELGGMAKAIEKGIPKLRIEEAAAKTQARIDSGTQTVVGVNKFKPENEPPIDVLKVDNAQVRAAQIDKLRRLREERNETETQAALEALTKCAETGDGNLLDLSVKAARAMATVGEISLAMEKVFDRHKAEIKSIAGVYKREAGEMSGTMDKVQKLVETFEDNDGRRPRILVAKMGQDGHDRGQKVIASAFADLGFDVDIGPLFQTPEEAARQAVENDVHVVGVSSLAAGHLTLVPALKSALAQEGREDIIIVVGGVVPPQDYDALYEAGAAAIFPPGTVIAEAAVGLIGKLNEQLGYGSAEAAE
- a CDS encoding helix-turn-helix domain-containing protein; translated protein: MPIIIELDVMLARRKMRSKELAERIGITEQNVSLLKSGKVKGVRFETLEKICEVLDCQPGDILIFEPDPESGT